The genomic interval GCCTTCAATGAACCATAGCACACAGAAAAAGGACGCTCTGTGAGGCGAGGTCAGGCTTTGGCTTTCCAGCACATAACGATTGTCGATAGGGATGGTCTCTATACCGATGGGCATAGTATCATCAAATTGAAGAGGTATGATTTTTCCTGGTTGCATATAATGTGCAACGATACGAAAGTTCAACCTATTAAAGCCAGAACCTTGCCTGAGTGCTTTTGACGATTGAAGAGGGGCATCACTTGATGTATCGTTTTCCGGTGCAACAGGCCGGACATATGTTCGATCTGGTATCATCTTTGGGTGGTAAGAACAGTTGGCGGAGGGCTGCAACTATTTGCCCGCAGAGGTATGGCAGCTTCGAATTGCAGACTTAACATAATTAAAATCTTGTTACTAATGGCAACTTTCATCAAATCATCAATTGAGCAGACATCCGGACGGGTTGTTAATCTTGATCTTGTGACGCATATTAATGCAGGAAACGGCGAAAGCGGAGATTACCAGATACGGTTTTACTTCAGTAAGGAGCATTACGAGATCTGGTCCTATGAAGATGAGTCAGCGCGGGACAGGGACTATGACAATGTTCTTTCTGGACGGGTTAAAACATTGAATAGGTTGGATATTTAAAATCACTCCATTAATTTTCTTCCTGCGTACGTTGAGGTGGGAGCCTTTTCGAGTTCATTTCATGTGTAAAAGGCAGGCAAACAATCCTTTCGTTTCCATGCTGAGATGCTATCAAATTATGCCACGGCGGCCGGCAAACTGATTTCTTTCCTTTATATCGGAAGGAGGATATGGGATTTTTTTGAAAAGTTAGTATTGTATAAATAGAAAAGGGAACATCATCCGATGTTCCCTTTTCTTCGTGTTGGTACCGCGTACGGGAGTCGAACCCGTCATTCCTCCGTGAAAGGGAGGCGTCTTAGCCGATTGACCAACGCGGCTAATCCCCCTTTTGACATGATCTCATGTGTTTAGAGGACTGCAAAGGTAATCGCTATTTTGATATTTTCAAAAAAAACTTGCTTAACCTAAATTTATATTGCTTTATCCCGCTATAGCTTGTAAATTCGCTACTCAATTTTTTTCAATCTCAACAAACTCAGTGTAAAATGGGAACTACTCTTAAAATCGGTATTAATGGTTTTGGTCGTATCGGCCGCTTAGTATACCGTCAGATCTACAAGATGCCAGGTATAGACGTGGTAGCTATTAATGACCTTACAAGTCCCGCTGTATTAGCTCATCTGTTGAAGTACGATTCTGCACAGGGTCGTTTCGATTCAGAAGTTAAACATTCTGATAACGCGATCATCGTTGATGGTAATGAAGTAAAAATATACGCACAGAGAGACCCTTCACAGATTCCCTGGAAAGAGCATGGTATTGATGTGGTGATTGAATCTACAGGTTTCTTTACAGATAAAGATAAAGCAGCCGCTCACCTGACTGCCGGCGCTAAGAGAGTAGTGATCTCTGCTCCTGCTACCGGCGATCTGAAAACAGTAGTTTTCAACGTGAACCATGATATCCTGGATGGTAGCGAAACTATCATTTCCTGCGCTTCATGTACTACCAACTGTCTGGCGCCAATGGCTAAAGTACTGGATGACAGCTTCGGTATCGAACTCGGTACTATGACCACCATCCACGCTTACACCAACGACCAGAACACACTGGATGCTCCTCACCCGAAAGGTGACCTGCGCCGTGCACGTGCTGCTGCCGCTAATATCGTTCCTAACAGCACCGGCGCTGCTAAGGCGATCGGCCTGGTTCTGCCTTCCCTGAAAGGTAAACTGGATGGTAGCGCTCAGCGTGTTCCAACTATCACCGGCTCCCTGACTGAACTGGTTACCGTTCTGAAGAAAAAAGTAAGTGTTGATGAGATCAACGCAGCAATGAAAGCCGCTTCCAGCGAATCTTTCGGTTACACTCAGGACGAGATCGTGAGCAGCGATATCATCGGTATCACCTACGGTTCCCTGTTTGATGCTACACAGACCAAGATCGTTGCTGTGGGCGACAAACAACTGGTTAAGACCGTATCCTGGTACGATAACGAAATGAGCTATGTATCTCAGCTGGTACGTACTGTTAAGTACTTCGCCGGTCTGATCAGCAAATAAGCTTATTGCTATACTGTAAGTGGTGAATGGTAAATGGTGATTCTATACACCATTCACTGTTCACCATTTATATTTTATTCTCAGATTTACTTCTCCATCTTTTAAAATAATTGCAAATGAGTCAATTCTCCGACTTCAATTTTAACGGCCATAAGGCAGTGGTACGTGTTGATTTTAACGTGCCCCTCAATGATAAATACGAGATCACCGACGATACCCGTATGACGGCTGCCGTGCCAACTATCAAGAAAATCCTGAAAGATGGCGGTAGCGTGATCCTCATGTCTCACCTGGGACGTCCGAAAGATGGTCCTACCGAGAAGTATTCCCTGAAACACCTGGTTTACCACCTGGTAAAACTGCTGGATGGCGTTACCGTGAAGTTTGCTGAAGACTGCATCGGTCCCGTAGCAGAATCCGCAGCCGCTAACCTGCAGGCCGGAGAAGTGCTCCTGCTGGAGAACCTGCGTTTCTATAAAGAAGAAGAAAAAGGTGATAAAGCCTTTGCAGAAAAACTGTCCAAACTGGGCGATGTCTACGTGAACGATGCCTTCGGTACCGCTCACCGTGCACACGCTTCCACAGCTGTTATCGCTGAGTTCTATCCTGCTAACAGGCGTATGTTTGGTTTGCTGATGGAAGCAGAAGTAGGTAACGCTGAGAAAGTGCTGAACGGCGCCGGCAAACCTTTTACCGCTATCCTGGGTGGCGCTAAGGTGAGCGACAAGATCCTGATCATCGAAAACCTGATGGAAAAAGCCAACAACATCATCATCGGTGGCGGTATGGCTTATACCTTCCTGAAGGCACAGGGTAAAGAGATCGGTAACTCCCTCTGCGAAAATGATAAGCTGGAACTGGCGCTGGAACTGCTGGCTAAAGCAAAAGCGAAAGGTGTTCAACTGATCCTGCCTGTGGATTCAGTAGCTGCTGATAAATTTGCTGCTGATGCCAATACCCAGGTGGTAAGCAATGATAACATTCCTGCCGGATGGATGGGACTGGACATAGGAGAGAAATCCGTAGCGCTGTTCAGCGAAACGATCCAGCAGTCAAAAACTATCCTGTGGAATGGTCCTATGGGTGTTTTTGAAATGCCGGCTTTCCAGAAAGGTACTAAAGCAGTTGCTGATGCTATCGTAACCGCTACTGCACAGGGTGCATTCTCCCTGGTAGGTGGTGGTGATTCCGTAGCTGCGGTAAACCAGTTTGGCCTGGCTGAAAAAGTAAGTTACGTATCTACCGGTGGTGGCGCTATGCTGGAATTCTTTGAAGGTAAGACCCTTCCAGGTATTGCTGCTATCAAAGGATAATCGTTACATATCATATTGTAAAACGCTTGACGCCGTATGCAAATAGCATGCAGCGTTAAGCGTTTTTTTGTATCTTGACTGTATGAGCAAACTTTACAGGCATCTATACTTCCAGGTAGTCGTTGCAATTATCCTAGGCATACTCGCCGGCGCCCTATTCCCCTCCATCGCTGCTACAGGTAAATTAATGAGTGAAGTCTTCATTAACCTCATCAAGATGCTCATCGCACCGATCATCTTCCTGACCATCGTACTGGGCATAGCCCGCATGGGAGACATGAAGAAAGTAGGTCGTGTAGGAGGGAAGGCAATATTGTATTTTGAGATCATTACCACCCTGGCCATTGCCATAGGCTTGCTCGTAGCAAATGAACTGAAGCCGGGTGTGGGAAGAGCCTTTGAGAACATCAATACCGCTGCTGTTGCGAAATACCAGCAACAGGCCGAAGAGTTTAAGTGGTCAGAGTTCCTCATGCATATCGTGCCTTCCAACGTGGTGGATTCTTTTGCAAAGGGAGACATCCTGCAGGTACTGATCTTTGCCGTATTGTTTGGGTATGGCCTTACCAGGATGAATAGCGCCGGGGCTTCGCTGTTGCTTACTTTCGAGAAATTGTCCGAAGTGTTTTTCAACATCCTGAAATTTATCATGCGACTGGCCCCGCTGGGCGCCTTTGGCGGAATGGCCTATACGGTAGGCAGCTTCGGATTGGCGTCTTTGTACCCTATGCTGAAACTGATGGGTTGTGTATACCTTACCATGCTGCTGTTCATAGGCATAGTACTGGCTGGTATTGCGCGTATTTACCGTTTCAGCCTCTGGCATTACCTTAAATTTATCCGCAATGAGATACTGATCGTACTGGGCACTTCGTCTTCCGAATCCGCATTGCCCGGTCTGATGGCACGGCTGGAACAATTTGGATGCGCCAGGCAGATAGTGGGACTGGTAGTGCCAGCCGGCTATTCCTTCAACCTGGACGGCACCAGTATTTACCTTTCTATGGCTGTGATATTCCTGGCTCAGGTCTATGGTGTAAATTTGGACATCTGGCAGGAGTTGACGATCATCGGCATATTGATGATAACCTCAAAAGGAGCTGCTGGTATTACTGGCAGCGGATTTATTGTACTGGCATCTACCCTTACAGCTATAAAGGTGATCCCCATCGAAGGGCTGGGCATTCTGATCGGTGTAGACCGCTTTATGTCTGAGGCGCGGGCTATTACTAACCTTATCGGCAATGGTGTGGCCACCATCGTGATGGCCAAAAGTGAAAATGCTTTTGATGAAGAGAAATACCGTGCTGCTATTGGTATAGCCGGGGTGCAAAAAACAATTTAACGCTTTCACCACTTGATGAAACTGCATTTATCGAAACG from Chitinophaga filiformis carries:
- the gap gene encoding type I glyceraldehyde-3-phosphate dehydrogenase, whose protein sequence is MGTTLKIGINGFGRIGRLVYRQIYKMPGIDVVAINDLTSPAVLAHLLKYDSAQGRFDSEVKHSDNAIIVDGNEVKIYAQRDPSQIPWKEHGIDVVIESTGFFTDKDKAAAHLTAGAKRVVISAPATGDLKTVVFNVNHDILDGSETIISCASCTTNCLAPMAKVLDDSFGIELGTMTTIHAYTNDQNTLDAPHPKGDLRRARAAAANIVPNSTGAAKAIGLVLPSLKGKLDGSAQRVPTITGSLTELVTVLKKKVSVDEINAAMKAASSESFGYTQDEIVSSDIIGITYGSLFDATQTKIVAVGDKQLVKTVSWYDNEMSYVSQLVRTVKYFAGLISK
- a CDS encoding phosphoglycerate kinase: MSQFSDFNFNGHKAVVRVDFNVPLNDKYEITDDTRMTAAVPTIKKILKDGGSVILMSHLGRPKDGPTEKYSLKHLVYHLVKLLDGVTVKFAEDCIGPVAESAAANLQAGEVLLLENLRFYKEEEKGDKAFAEKLSKLGDVYVNDAFGTAHRAHASTAVIAEFYPANRRMFGLLMEAEVGNAEKVLNGAGKPFTAILGGAKVSDKILIIENLMEKANNIIIGGGMAYTFLKAQGKEIGNSLCENDKLELALELLAKAKAKGVQLILPVDSVAADKFAADANTQVVSNDNIPAGWMGLDIGEKSVALFSETIQQSKTILWNGPMGVFEMPAFQKGTKAVADAIVTATAQGAFSLVGGGDSVAAVNQFGLAEKVSYVSTGGGAMLEFFEGKTLPGIAAIKG
- the dctA gene encoding C4-dicarboxylate transporter DctA, with translation MSKLYRHLYFQVVVAIILGILAGALFPSIAATGKLMSEVFINLIKMLIAPIIFLTIVLGIARMGDMKKVGRVGGKAILYFEIITTLAIAIGLLVANELKPGVGRAFENINTAAVAKYQQQAEEFKWSEFLMHIVPSNVVDSFAKGDILQVLIFAVLFGYGLTRMNSAGASLLLTFEKLSEVFFNILKFIMRLAPLGAFGGMAYTVGSFGLASLYPMLKLMGCVYLTMLLFIGIVLAGIARIYRFSLWHYLKFIRNEILIVLGTSSSESALPGLMARLEQFGCARQIVGLVVPAGYSFNLDGTSIYLSMAVIFLAQVYGVNLDIWQELTIIGILMITSKGAAGITGSGFIVLASTLTAIKVIPIEGLGILIGVDRFMSEARAITNLIGNGVATIVMAKSENAFDEEKYRAAIGIAGVQKTI